From Mya arenaria isolate MELC-2E11 chromosome 1, ASM2691426v1, a single genomic window includes:
- the LOC128228685 gene encoding uncharacterized protein LOC128228685 isoform X1 — MMRGMCFGLVVFAALAVTFVTSQSWSGNTQKRYGVIRYESVWYCRCRYYYRYWYLWYWGYGWYRRWWCPAYSYYRRAVYGYIYWCKAGWTHNGNWNCNIPVCRPTCKNGGTCESPNVCDCPSTSTGGSCQTLTCSYQRPCYPGDCEANSCKCEPSFYSTNLNDGCININGTAEEFRPEIVQSNVTLAHIRRSDNETQYMFTVVGKDENDFTLVWSNQKRFNNLRFEFDTLIDISEIPERPNYVHDAKIGIVASSIEASVSKIPRDGGVNRYIASNKTYNCETGISEDNPAVEKDTCEINDENFATLIEHGDILLLKFRSRSGGFQKLINIDDQGKPYTTKHYNGLQGEEKLEFRFDFVVPEHCSLDSGSCPSKPLHIDDEFTNSNIQARWSGWTDAMSGMWQYYIEVFKLAPNRDERLVEVTPIDPVYKETLNHTKGEMISSYRPEEPGMYSVLLKVSDMANNSRIARRFVLYDDTSVISLSNETDKKLYISSAVEETGYAWQTSSNSEDNSVTVNVRWDGHFANKLHEDGKFLAEIEKYPIQFKDIEDDGILMSLKFVADTLDDDEGERTREAITNYHGIIKFEVAYVQSPSEEVPTTGWTVIPLQESISTQRILEDGDRLRVWVRATDVMGNTNTDSTFMRIDGSPPFISSGNGSEHQVVLNIEGEEFKHASRASFLASDLQSGVHKIEIKLTVKSPGKEDMVTYRNFTEARRGNDITDPRCIGFDKIGMCLLPSQIVEIDNCWLTVSKEDLETASGELELTAYNQAMLTATTKFDMGPLTKLQGLEKYSGPTNMRIENKSPTGFRLAWDLPESESCYGAADIVIILTHKGPTGEIQIKSFETPSTATYFDFLGLNPEVEYNLGLQIKAEGGTAQAFGQDLSVVTSKEESPGGVSTGAVVGIILGILVLCVLVIVVLFFLTRRGIIDVQPQRKMGEIRRAVTKRVRQSRMFAPETQGQSHENKAYAYDSLFQNRQSELYLYGGMDFNSSSKGYISRDQITFDVLLKSGHFANIYRARYNGQNVVAKTLKENFTKDDELLMKAKINFSSDRVGDHPNVIKFIGAVVDDTTMGPMIINEFCENGTLRDYLEKNKSNMTVEMQENLFRFGLDIVKGMEFLATRGVTHRRLAARNILLNYLNEVKIAGFGPQTAGEEDGGDSESGKKERIPIKWMAPECMTSTKKANERSDVWSYAVVLWEIFSLGETPYTGKSRDLPQRLKRGERLGKPELCDDTWYKVMKHCWEFDPKKRPRFAEVREQLDTLFVNAPGDDFYYYKR, encoded by the exons ATGATGCGGGGGATGTGTTTCGGACTTGTTGTGTTTGCTGCTTTGGCTGTAACATTCGTAACGTCACAGAGCTGGTCTGG AAACACCCAGAAGCGATATGGAGTGATACGTTACGAATCGGTCTGGTATTGCCGATGCCGTTATTATTACCGTTACTGGTACCTGTGGTATTGGGGATATGGATGGTATAGGCGTTGGTG GTGTCCCGCTTACAGCTATTACCGCCGTGCTGTGTATGGCTATATCTACTGGTGTAAAGCTGGTTGGACACATAACGGCAATTGGAACTGCAATATAC CTGTTTGTCGACCAACATGTAAGAATGGTGGGACATGTGAATCTCCAAATGTATGTGATTGCCCTAGTACGTCAACTGGTGGATCATGTCAGACAC TTACCTGTTCTTATCAACGCCCCTGCTATCCTGGGGACTGTGAAGCTAACTCATGCAAGTGTGAACCCTCGTTTTATTCCACGAACCTAAACGACGGATGCATAAACA ttaacGGCACTGCAGAGGAGTTTCGTCCAGAAATCGTCCAAAGCAATGTAACACTGGCCCACATACGGCGCTCTGATAATGAAACGCAGTACATGTTTACTGTGGTCGGGAAGGATGAAAATGACTTTACGCTTGTGTGGAG TAATCAAAAACGATTCAACAATCTGAGGTTTGAGTTTGATACGCTGATTGACATTTCTGAAATCCCGGAAAGGCCTAATTATGTCCATGACGCTAAAATTGGAATAGTCGCAAGCAGTATAGAGGCATCTGTAAGCAAAATACCACGTGATG GAGGTGTTAATCGATACATAGCTTCCAACAAAACCTACAACTGTGAGACTGGTATAAGCGAAGATAATCCTGCAGTAGAGAAGGACACTTGTGAAATCAACGATGAAAACTTTGCGACCTTGATTGAACATGGAGATAT ACTCCTTCTTAAGTTCCGATCGCGTAGCGGTGGGTTTCAAAAGCTTATAAACATCGATGACCAAGGCAAACCGTATACGACCAAACATTACAATGGACTTCAAGGCGAGGAAAAA TTGGAGTTTCGATTCGACTTTGTTGTACCCGAGCACTGTTCTTTAGATTCCGGGTCGTGCCCTTCCAAGCCACTTCACATAGACGATGAGTTTACCAAC AGTAATATTCAAGCCCGTTGGTCTGGTTGGACAGATGCGATGTCTGGCATGTGGCAGTACTATATCGAGGTGTTTAAACTGGCACCCAACAGAGACGAAAGACTAGTGGAGGTCACACCCATTGATCCTGTTTACAAAGAAACACTAAACCACACCAAAGGAGAAATGATTAGTTCATACAGGCCCGAGGAACCTGGAATGTACAG TGTGCTCTTGAAAGTGTCCGATATGGCCAACAATTCTCGAATCGCTCGGCGCTTTGTTCTTTACGATGATACATCGGTGATATCATTGAGTAACGAGACGGACAAGAAACTGTACATCTCCAGTGCTGTCGAAGAGACTGGATACGCTTGGCAAACGTCTTCGAACAGTGAGG ATAACAGCGTAACGGTGAACGTGAGATGGGATGGACACTTTGCAAACAAACTGCATGAAGACGGGAAATTTCTTGCTGAAATCGAAAAGTACCCAATTCAGTTCAAGGACATAGAAGATGATGGAATATTAATGAGTTTAAA GTTTGTTGCCGACACTCTTGATGACGACGAGGGTGAACGTACACGGGAAGCCATTACTAACTACCATGGTATCATCAAATTTGAGGTAGCATATGTCCAATCCCCATCAGAGGAAGTGCCAACAACAGGATGGACAGTTATCCCACTTCAAGAAAGTATATCCACACAAAGAATCCTTGAAGATGGCGACCGTTTGCGCGTATGGGTCCGAGCTACTGACGTAATGGGAAATACAAATACAGACTCGACGTTCATGAGAATTGACGGATCACCTCCGTTCATTTCAAGTGGAAATGGCTCTGAACATCAAGTCGTATTAAATATTGAAGGTGAAGAATTCAAACATGCGTCAAG AGCGAGCTTTCTGGCTTCTGATCTGCAAAGTGGTGTTCACAAGATCGAAATAAAACTAACAGTGAAATCGCCTGGCAAGGAAGACATGGTCACATATCGTAATTTCACAGAAGCTAGAAGAGGG AATGACATCACAGATCCGCGGTGTATTGGTTTCGACAAAATCGGGATGTGCCTCCTGCCATCACAGATTGTGGAAATTGACAACTGCTGGCTAACTGTAAGCAAGGAGGACCTTGAGACGGCTTCAGGCGAGCTAGAGCTCACAGCTTACAACCAAGCGATGCTTACAGCAACCACTAAATTTGAT ATGGGTCCATTGACAAAGCTTCAGGGTTTGGAAAAAT ACAGTGGTCCAACGAACATgagaattgaaaacaaatcaccAACTGGCTTCAGACTTGCATGGGACCTGCCTGAATCAGAGTCCTGTTATGGAGCAGCGGACATCGTCATTATCCTTACACACAAG gGTCCAACTGGCgaaattcaaattaaatcctTTGAAACTCCAAGTACTGCTACTTACTTTGATTTTCTCGGACTGAACCCTGAAGTTGAATACAACTTAGGGCTTCAGATAAAGGCCGAAGGTGGAACGGCTCAGGCATTTGGGCAAGACCTGTCTGTTGTTACTT CAAAAGAAGAGTCACCCGGAGGGGTTTCTACTGGCGCTGTTGTCGGAATAATACTTG gTATACTTGTGCTGTGTGTTTTGGTTATTGTCGTACTCTTCTTCCTAACTCGTCGTGGGATTATCGACGTTCAACCGCAACGCAAAATGGGCGAGATACGTCGAGCCGTTACGAAGCGTGTACGGCAATCGAGAATGTTTGCACCTGAGACGCAGGGACAGTCACACGAGAACAAGGCCTATGCGTATGAT TCCCTATTTCAGAACCGTCAGAGTGAGTTGTACTTGTACGGGGGAATGGACTTCAATTCATCCAGCAAAGGGTACATAAGTAGGGACCAGATTACATTTGACGTGCTCTTGAAGAGTGGACACTTTGCAAACATCTACAGAGCACGTTACAACGGACAAAACGTTGTGGCTAAAACTCTAAAAG AGAACTTCACAAAGGATGACGAACTACTAATGAAGGCAAAGATAAACTTCTCTTCTGACAGAGTTGGCGATCATCCGAACGTCATTAAATTCATTGGAGCGGTCGTGGATGATACTACGA TGGGTCCAATGATTATCAACGAGTTTTGCGAAAACGGAACTCTGAGAGACTACCTcgagaaaaacaaatcaaacatgACCGTGGAGATGCAAGAAAATCTCTTCCGCTTTGGACTGGACATCGTTAAAGGCATGGAATTTCTTGCCACTAGAGGG GTCACACATCGCCGTCTTGCTGCCAGGAACATCCTCCTGAATTACCTCAACGAGGTGAAGATTGCCGGATTCGGACCCCAAACTGCTGGTGAGGAAGACGGAGGAGATTCTGAATCTGGAAAGAAG gAACGCATCCCTATCAAATGGATGGCACCCGAGTGTATGACATCAACCAAGAAGGCCAATGAGAGGAGTGATGTCTGGTCATACGCTGTTGTTCTCTGGGAGATTTTCTCTCTAG GTGAAACCCCGTACACGGGTAAAAGCCGCGATCTTCCCCAGCGCCTGAAGAGAGGCGAGCGTCTCGGAAAACCAGAGCTGTGCGATGACAC ATGGTATAAGGTGATGAAACATTGTTGGGAGTTCGACCCCAAGAAACGACCCCGCTTTGCGGAAGTCCGCGAGCAACTGGACACACTCTTCGTCAATGCCCCGGGAGACGACTTTTATTACTACAAACGCTAA
- the LOC128228685 gene encoding uncharacterized protein LOC128228685 isoform X2 has translation MMRGMCFGLVVFAALAVTFVTSQSWSGNTQKRYGVIRYESVWYCRCRYYYRYWYLWYWGYGWYRRWWCPAYSYYRRAVYGYIYWCKAGWTHNGNWNCNIPVCRPTCKNGGTCESPNVCDCPSTSTGGSCQTLTCSYQRPCYPGDCEANSCKCEPSFYSTNLNDGCININGTAEEFRPEIVQSNVTLAHIRRSDNETQYMFTVVGKDENDFTLVWSNQKRFNNLRFEFDTLIDISEIPERPNYVHDAKIGIVASSIEASVSKIPRDGGVNRYIASNKTYNCETGISEDNPAVEKDTCEINDENFATLIEHGDILLLKFRSRSGGFQKLINIDDQGKPYTTKHYNGLQGEEKLEFRFDFVVPEHCSLDSGSCPSKPLHIDDEFTNSNIQARWSGWTDAMSGMWQYYIEVFKLAPNRDERLVEVTPIDPVYKETLNHTKGEMISSYRPEEPGMYSVLLKVSDMANNSRIARRFVLYDDTSVISLSNETDKKLYISSAVEETGYAWQTSSNSEDNSVTVNVRWDGHFANKLHEDGKFLAEIEKYPIQFKDIEDDGILMSLKFVADTLDDDEGERTREAITNYHGIIKFEVAYVQSPSEEVPTTGWTVIPLQESISTQRILEDGDRLRVWVRATDVMGNTNTDSTFMRIDGSPPFISSGNGSEHQVVLNIEGEEFKHASRASFLASDLQSGVHKIEIKLTVKSPGKEDMVTYRNFTEARRGNDITDPRCIGFDKIGMCLLPSQIVEIDNCWLTVSKEDLETASGELELTAYNQAMLTATTKFDMGPLTKLQGLEKYSGPTNMRIENKSPTGFRLAWDLPESESCYGAADIVIILTHKGPTGEIQIKSFETPSTATYFDFLGLNPEVEYNLGLQIKAEGGTAQAFGQDLSVVTSKEESPGGVSTGAVVGIILGILVLCVLVIVVLFFLTRRGIIDVQPQRKMGEIRRAVTKRVRQSRMFAPETQGQSHENKAYAYDNRQSELYLYGGMDFNSSSKGYISRDQITFDVLLKSGHFANIYRARYNGQNVVAKTLKENFTKDDELLMKAKINFSSDRVGDHPNVIKFIGAVVDDTTMGPMIINEFCENGTLRDYLEKNKSNMTVEMQENLFRFGLDIVKGMEFLATRGVTHRRLAARNILLNYLNEVKIAGFGPQTAGEEDGGDSESGKKERIPIKWMAPECMTSTKKANERSDVWSYAVVLWEIFSLGETPYTGKSRDLPQRLKRGERLGKPELCDDTWYKVMKHCWEFDPKKRPRFAEVREQLDTLFVNAPGDDFYYYKR, from the exons ATGATGCGGGGGATGTGTTTCGGACTTGTTGTGTTTGCTGCTTTGGCTGTAACATTCGTAACGTCACAGAGCTGGTCTGG AAACACCCAGAAGCGATATGGAGTGATACGTTACGAATCGGTCTGGTATTGCCGATGCCGTTATTATTACCGTTACTGGTACCTGTGGTATTGGGGATATGGATGGTATAGGCGTTGGTG GTGTCCCGCTTACAGCTATTACCGCCGTGCTGTGTATGGCTATATCTACTGGTGTAAAGCTGGTTGGACACATAACGGCAATTGGAACTGCAATATAC CTGTTTGTCGACCAACATGTAAGAATGGTGGGACATGTGAATCTCCAAATGTATGTGATTGCCCTAGTACGTCAACTGGTGGATCATGTCAGACAC TTACCTGTTCTTATCAACGCCCCTGCTATCCTGGGGACTGTGAAGCTAACTCATGCAAGTGTGAACCCTCGTTTTATTCCACGAACCTAAACGACGGATGCATAAACA ttaacGGCACTGCAGAGGAGTTTCGTCCAGAAATCGTCCAAAGCAATGTAACACTGGCCCACATACGGCGCTCTGATAATGAAACGCAGTACATGTTTACTGTGGTCGGGAAGGATGAAAATGACTTTACGCTTGTGTGGAG TAATCAAAAACGATTCAACAATCTGAGGTTTGAGTTTGATACGCTGATTGACATTTCTGAAATCCCGGAAAGGCCTAATTATGTCCATGACGCTAAAATTGGAATAGTCGCAAGCAGTATAGAGGCATCTGTAAGCAAAATACCACGTGATG GAGGTGTTAATCGATACATAGCTTCCAACAAAACCTACAACTGTGAGACTGGTATAAGCGAAGATAATCCTGCAGTAGAGAAGGACACTTGTGAAATCAACGATGAAAACTTTGCGACCTTGATTGAACATGGAGATAT ACTCCTTCTTAAGTTCCGATCGCGTAGCGGTGGGTTTCAAAAGCTTATAAACATCGATGACCAAGGCAAACCGTATACGACCAAACATTACAATGGACTTCAAGGCGAGGAAAAA TTGGAGTTTCGATTCGACTTTGTTGTACCCGAGCACTGTTCTTTAGATTCCGGGTCGTGCCCTTCCAAGCCACTTCACATAGACGATGAGTTTACCAAC AGTAATATTCAAGCCCGTTGGTCTGGTTGGACAGATGCGATGTCTGGCATGTGGCAGTACTATATCGAGGTGTTTAAACTGGCACCCAACAGAGACGAAAGACTAGTGGAGGTCACACCCATTGATCCTGTTTACAAAGAAACACTAAACCACACCAAAGGAGAAATGATTAGTTCATACAGGCCCGAGGAACCTGGAATGTACAG TGTGCTCTTGAAAGTGTCCGATATGGCCAACAATTCTCGAATCGCTCGGCGCTTTGTTCTTTACGATGATACATCGGTGATATCATTGAGTAACGAGACGGACAAGAAACTGTACATCTCCAGTGCTGTCGAAGAGACTGGATACGCTTGGCAAACGTCTTCGAACAGTGAGG ATAACAGCGTAACGGTGAACGTGAGATGGGATGGACACTTTGCAAACAAACTGCATGAAGACGGGAAATTTCTTGCTGAAATCGAAAAGTACCCAATTCAGTTCAAGGACATAGAAGATGATGGAATATTAATGAGTTTAAA GTTTGTTGCCGACACTCTTGATGACGACGAGGGTGAACGTACACGGGAAGCCATTACTAACTACCATGGTATCATCAAATTTGAGGTAGCATATGTCCAATCCCCATCAGAGGAAGTGCCAACAACAGGATGGACAGTTATCCCACTTCAAGAAAGTATATCCACACAAAGAATCCTTGAAGATGGCGACCGTTTGCGCGTATGGGTCCGAGCTACTGACGTAATGGGAAATACAAATACAGACTCGACGTTCATGAGAATTGACGGATCACCTCCGTTCATTTCAAGTGGAAATGGCTCTGAACATCAAGTCGTATTAAATATTGAAGGTGAAGAATTCAAACATGCGTCAAG AGCGAGCTTTCTGGCTTCTGATCTGCAAAGTGGTGTTCACAAGATCGAAATAAAACTAACAGTGAAATCGCCTGGCAAGGAAGACATGGTCACATATCGTAATTTCACAGAAGCTAGAAGAGGG AATGACATCACAGATCCGCGGTGTATTGGTTTCGACAAAATCGGGATGTGCCTCCTGCCATCACAGATTGTGGAAATTGACAACTGCTGGCTAACTGTAAGCAAGGAGGACCTTGAGACGGCTTCAGGCGAGCTAGAGCTCACAGCTTACAACCAAGCGATGCTTACAGCAACCACTAAATTTGAT ATGGGTCCATTGACAAAGCTTCAGGGTTTGGAAAAAT ACAGTGGTCCAACGAACATgagaattgaaaacaaatcaccAACTGGCTTCAGACTTGCATGGGACCTGCCTGAATCAGAGTCCTGTTATGGAGCAGCGGACATCGTCATTATCCTTACACACAAG gGTCCAACTGGCgaaattcaaattaaatcctTTGAAACTCCAAGTACTGCTACTTACTTTGATTTTCTCGGACTGAACCCTGAAGTTGAATACAACTTAGGGCTTCAGATAAAGGCCGAAGGTGGAACGGCTCAGGCATTTGGGCAAGACCTGTCTGTTGTTACTT CAAAAGAAGAGTCACCCGGAGGGGTTTCTACTGGCGCTGTTGTCGGAATAATACTTG gTATACTTGTGCTGTGTGTTTTGGTTATTGTCGTACTCTTCTTCCTAACTCGTCGTGGGATTATCGACGTTCAACCGCAACGCAAAATGGGCGAGATACGTCGAGCCGTTACGAAGCGTGTACGGCAATCGAGAATGTTTGCACCTGAGACGCAGGGACAGTCACACGAGAACAAGGCCTATGCGTATGAT AACCGTCAGAGTGAGTTGTACTTGTACGGGGGAATGGACTTCAATTCATCCAGCAAAGGGTACATAAGTAGGGACCAGATTACATTTGACGTGCTCTTGAAGAGTGGACACTTTGCAAACATCTACAGAGCACGTTACAACGGACAAAACGTTGTGGCTAAAACTCTAAAAG AGAACTTCACAAAGGATGACGAACTACTAATGAAGGCAAAGATAAACTTCTCTTCTGACAGAGTTGGCGATCATCCGAACGTCATTAAATTCATTGGAGCGGTCGTGGATGATACTACGA TGGGTCCAATGATTATCAACGAGTTTTGCGAAAACGGAACTCTGAGAGACTACCTcgagaaaaacaaatcaaacatgACCGTGGAGATGCAAGAAAATCTCTTCCGCTTTGGACTGGACATCGTTAAAGGCATGGAATTTCTTGCCACTAGAGGG GTCACACATCGCCGTCTTGCTGCCAGGAACATCCTCCTGAATTACCTCAACGAGGTGAAGATTGCCGGATTCGGACCCCAAACTGCTGGTGAGGAAGACGGAGGAGATTCTGAATCTGGAAAGAAG gAACGCATCCCTATCAAATGGATGGCACCCGAGTGTATGACATCAACCAAGAAGGCCAATGAGAGGAGTGATGTCTGGTCATACGCTGTTGTTCTCTGGGAGATTTTCTCTCTAG GTGAAACCCCGTACACGGGTAAAAGCCGCGATCTTCCCCAGCGCCTGAAGAGAGGCGAGCGTCTCGGAAAACCAGAGCTGTGCGATGACAC ATGGTATAAGGTGATGAAACATTGTTGGGAGTTCGACCCCAAGAAACGACCCCGCTTTGCGGAAGTCCGCGAGCAACTGGACACACTCTTCGTCAATGCCCCGGGAGACGACTTTTATTACTACAAACGCTAA